The genomic window CTGGTCATTCGCTCTCCTTATCTCAAGCCCTTTTTGTAATTAACCCTGTCTAAGAGGAGCCACTGAGTTTATGCACACAAGCCAGTGAAACATCAGGTCACCTGTGTGCTCAGAACCCTCCAGCGGCTTCTCCCATCTCGGGCTAAAAGTCAGAGTCACtggcactgttgacatttggaccagataattttttttttgctggggtgggggggaggagcggGGCTGTGCATTagaggatgtttagcagcattcctGGCTTCTACCCACGAGATGCCAgcggactcccccccccccccccgccaccatgTGGTCACGCATCTCTGGCAGGACAGAATCATCCCCTATTGAAAACCACTGCTTTCTGGGGATTAAAAGGTCTGCGTTTTGTGTTCTGGACCTGTCCTGTTACCCTTTCCTCCCATCCTTCCTCTTCAGCTACAGTGGCTGCCTCTTGGTTTCTTGAATACTGCCGCCTGCCTGTGCACATCCCAGTGCATTTGACGTTCACTCCTGCTGAAATGTTCTCCCGAACAGCCACATGGCGTCCAGCACTCttacagatatttttaatttatcttgtgTAATGTCAACCTTCCCCCGCTAGAATAACATTCCACGAAGGCAAGGATTTGTACTTGTTTTGTGCACTGATTTGTCTTTGCAAGGACAGTTCTTGGCATAGGATAGATCGTTAACAAATATCTGTCGACCAGATATTTTGTGTACTTCTACCAGTAGCATGGGATGAGCAGGCCAAAggtatgttttgttgtttttttgtgacTTATCTCTAATAACGCACAACCTTTGAATTCTGAAAGTGCCTTTTATCCAAGGTCCACAACAGAGTGGCAGCTAGAAAGGGTGAGGAAGAACAAGGATTCAGAGTCAGCCAGACCCAGACTCAAAGTGTTGCTCGGTCACTTACCGTCTGTGTGACGCTGGGACGACCAGGTTGtgtctctaagcctcagttttgttATCTATAGCAGAGGGTTCACACCTGTCTGCCTTTCAGAGTTGTTCTAAGGCTGAATGAGCACTTTGACTGATAACGTCTCGAGGGATTCAAAAATGGAAGCTATTTCCTTGTTCAGTCTGTGTCCCTAGCCCGTAATAGTTCACAGAGAAATTCAGCTGTTTCTCATTATTTGAGAACTTGAAACCACAGGAAGTTAAGGGGGTATAATGACTTAATGTTTTGCTTAACATTTCTGGGGGGAAGAAAACAATCGGAAAATCCTGTCTTTTTCGAgggcctctgtttccttttgAGCATTTTGTTCCTACAGGAAAGAATTCTTTCCATATTTGTGTTCTTGGGTTGAATCACTTATGCCAGCTTGGGGGCTGATGCTGTGCTGGTTTTTCTTCCCTGCATGTGACAGTGGCTGGGGCAACCTTGAGATTCAAGCAGGTATCTAGGTGTGGGGCATGAGCCTTTGCTGTCCAGTGGACTATTTGGGGACCACCTGCCTCTGTGTCTTTCAGAATCCTCcctggaaaaggagagggagacaccCAGTCCCATTGACCCCAACTGTGTGGAGGTGGATGTGAACTTCAATCCTGACCCTGCTGACCTGGTCCTCTCCAGTGTCCCCGGCGGGGAGCTCTTCAACCCTCGGAAGCACAAGTTTGCAGAGGAGGATCTGAAGCCCCAGCCCATGATCAAAAAGGCCAAGAAGGTCTTTGTCCCCGATGAGCAGAAGGTAAGCTGATGTCTGAGCTGAGCGGCTGTGCTGCCTCCCATTTGATTTTATGCAGAGGACCCTCTCTCCTTGTGGACACCGTTTAGAAAGGCATGAGTTCAGAGCACAGAGCCGTATCCTGCAGCAGTTGGTAGAAAGAAAGGGAGTCAGGTAACATTTGGCCCCAGTACGACTCCCTGTAGCTTCTGTCTTTTCTTACTGGCCGCCACCATGGTGATGTTCCCACTTCCCTGGCTTTGGCCCAGCCTTCGGGCAGGAGCTCACTAGGCCACAGGAACTGGGGTTGAACAAGCCTTTGCTTTGAAGGACAAAAGATGGTTGTATGTTGCCATCCCCAGGGAAGAGCAAGCAGCTTTTAAGCTGATGCTCTTGCAGGAACtcggagagcaggagggagaggcggATTTTGTagtctttccattctttcttacGGAAAACTCCAAGGAACCGATTTCCTCCAAGCCTTGGAATcaggcagacctgggttcaaactcCACGTTGCCACCTAGACCTCGCCAGGCCTCAGATGCCTCATCTGTGGGGCGGAAATAACCATAGGTTTCTGAGGCTTCAGTGACAGTGACAGCAAAGACGGTGGACATTTGTGTGGTCCTTATCGTACGCCGGGCACTGTCATAAGCCCCTTGTACACGGGAACTCGTCTACTCCCGAGACACCTCTGTGTCATAGTCGCTGTTATTGTCTCGCATCATAAAGATGAGGGACAGGCGACAGTAAGAGGCTAAGGGGCTCCCACGGTTCCCCTGCGTGGAAGGAGATTTAAACTCCAGGAACTGGACACAGGGCATAGGCCCTTAGTCCTGACCGGAATGCTGAGGTGAGGCAAGGGTGTGGACGGTGCTTTATCCTGAAGCAGCCCAGAGCCGGTGAGCAGCGAGTGCCCTCTCCTCCCCTGCATATCCCACCCGGCGACCTTGCTGCTTGTTCCACCTCCCCGGGGAAAGGGGGGGCCCCTCGGTGTCCTTGGCACTTGCAGCTCCTTCCCTGGGGTCCAAGCTTTTGGCTGGCGGCACCAGGTGAGTTTCAAGAGGAATCTGGGGCGCAGGGTGCTGGCAGGAGGGGAAACGTTGGGTTTCCTCGTGGGGCGAGAGGAGACACCCACGGGGGACACTTGCCCACAGGACGAGAAGTACTGGACGAGACGCAAGAAGAACAACGTGGCGGCCAAACGGTCCCGGGATGCCCGGCGCCTGAAGGAGAACCAGATCACCATCCGGGCCGCCTTCCTGGAGAAGGAGAACACGGCGCTGCGGACGGAGGTGGCTGAGCTGCGCAAGGAGGTGGGCAAGTGCAAGACCATCGTGTCCAAGTATGAGACCAAGTACGGGCCCTTGTAACCCGTGCCTCCGCTGGGCAGCACCGCCTGCACCTCAGACCTCTGCCTGGGGGCTCCCTGACACCCCACACACGCGTGGAGACTTATGACTCGTCATGGTCGAATGGTGGCACACCTGCTCCGGGAGCGTTCACGTTCAAGCTTCATTATCACATGGCCAGCGCACGTGGCGACTTCTCTGGGGGGCCAGCCTCCTCCCCCGTGGGGGTGCGAGAGAATCTACGTAGACGGGTGAATCAGCCTTAGTTTCTGTTCTCGGATGTCCCAGTTGAATCGGAAGGGCACCTCTGGGGTACAGATCTCTTTTCACAGGAGGCTCAGGCTTCCCTGACTCTCCCTCGGTCTCCGGCCTGGGCCATTGAGCCTGTCTCCATGGAATGAGTCGTGATCCTTGTCGCCCGACGTCTTCTCAGGTAGCAGGGCGCACTTCAGGTGGGGCTTATCTgtcacccacctccccctccccagaaagTCTTTGAGAGGCACATCCGTTCCCATCTCTTTCGGAGGTAGAAAGACAGCAGCTCCTCCATAGTGGCCCCCGCGGGCCAGGCCACAGGAGCCGCGTCTCTGCACggcctggggtggggtgtgggtctGGGGCCTGCCGCAGAAGCGCACCCAGCCGTTCTTAGCTCCCACACCCCTTTTCTTCTGAGGCCTGCAAGCCAGGGAGGAGGCCCTGGAGAGGGGCCCTCCCTGTTTGATCTGCTTTGGAGGAGGGCCTCCCAGGGTGGCTGGCCTCCCGAGTCTCGCCCACAGTGCAGAGGGAGGCCTTTTCATCTCCTCTTATCCAGGCCACTCGTGGAGGCCACCTGCAACTTTTTTGTCCCACCACACTGGGCCTTGGAACCTGCTGTTTCTTTTCACCTAGTGACCATGCTCAGATCTTGGATTTAAAAGgaacctcccaccccttgcctAGGAAGCTTAACTTCCTGGAGCCAGGATGCCCCTTCGCATGGTGTTTAGAAAACCGGCCTCCACGGCCCCGTACACTGTGGCCGGAGAGCTGGGGCATGTTTCCCAAGAAGTTCCCTTTTTTTCTTGCTCTGCTCTCCAGTGTGGGCCAGGCCAGAGTCATCCACTTTCCCTAAAAACAGAAGGAGGGCTTCCCAGTTCTTGTTCTGGGATCTCTTCCCCCACGCGAGCTGCCCGGAGTGTCCGCCCGCAGGACCCAGTGAGGGATCACAGGAGTCACAGCTTAGCTTTTGGGCCATTTGGTGGGGCTAGGGGCCCCTGAGTCTGTGTCCTAGGAGACACCGGCCGCCCACGTAAGCCTGGCTGCCGTGTGGAGGGGAGAGGTCCTTGCAGCTGTGGCCCCACTACCTCACAGCTGCTCCTTTCGTTTGTGTACGTGGACTCAGTCATCCTTCGGCTGTACCTGGAAGATTCGCTGAGGAAAGCTGTGGAACCCTCTGCGCACTGTGgtcagctggggcacctggagaTGGGTGTATTTATTTGCTCAGGGCAGGTAGCCTGTGGTAAAGAGGGTCAGAGGCGACAGGCGCACTTTGTCATGCTTACCACTGGCTTTATGTAAAGTGGTGGCTCTGAGTCCTGGGCCCTGACCCTGAAAGACTTTTCCTAACAGATGTTAAGACGGGGGGGAACCATGCACTGGTC from Mustela lutreola isolate mMusLut2 chromosome 8, mMusLut2.pri, whole genome shotgun sequence includes these protein-coding regions:
- the TEF gene encoding thyrotroph embryonic factor isoform X5, giving the protein MSSCDRIGVAPAMDMPEVLKSLLEHSLPWPEKRTDFVSADKEKGKEKLEEDEAAAASTMAVSASLMPPIWDKTIPYDGESFHLEYMDLDEFLLENGIPASPTHLAQNLLLPVAELEGKESASSSTASPPSSSAAVFQPSETASSTESSLEKERETPSPIDPNCVEVDVNFNPDPADLVLSSVPGGELFNPRKHKFAEEDLKPQPMIKKAKKVFVPDEQKDEKYWTRRKKNNVAAKRSRDARRLKENQITIRAAFLEKENTALRTEVAELRKEVGKCKTIVSKYETKYGPL
- the TEF gene encoding thyrotroph embryonic factor isoform X6, which produces MSSCDRIGVAPAMDMPEVLKSLLEHSLPWPEKRTDKEKGKEKLEEDEAAAASTMAVSASLMPPIWDKTIPYDGESFHLEYMDLDEFLLENGIPASPTHLAQNLLLPVAELEGKESASSSTASPPSSSAAVFQPSETASSTESSLEKERETPSPIDPNCVEVDVNFNPDPADLVLSSVPGGELFNPRKHKFAEEDLKPQPMIKKAKKVFVPDEQKDEKYWTRRKKNNVAAKRSRDARRLKENQITIRAAFLEKENTALRTEVAELRKEVGKCKTIVSKYETKYGPL